A genome region from Tolypothrix sp. PCC 7712 includes the following:
- a CDS encoding phosphodiester glycosidase family protein translates to MLKMPHNYRHKCHTAVFKRSHSRLVLAPISPIIATALCLYTTSATRAQQLPPTNISTPSIKPQSTQAPFSRVIASGNQISLNGRTLSGAWLQRPGTTDQLTTHLSDGVLRQLIGIDLLSSNNPARQPINWFSYSTAPLILDAWLQRGYRYLDITSFAQTAGWQIQANGNILAISTPAANVTEISQNQESFGDRVIINLDRPTPWQVTQELPAKSPQDPDTATAKPAKIPHRVWKIAIDGIADPALIQRYTPLPPAPLPAPIPNLLKQLLPTPAPETLIKQVEVANNQTVISLSIPFGLSPRINTVANPNRLIIEVRPDALVEKNITWARGLNWRQQLVNLGTDRFPVVWLEINPRAFGLTLKPIRGNVNGAVGTAPLIQMAPKFSAAAAINGGYFNRNNRLPLGAIRQNGQWISGPILNRGAIAWNDSGEFYFDRLTLQETLIGPNNLRSPILFVNSAYVQSGIARYTPTWGQTYTPLTDNEIILTVQQDQVTNQLPGGKAGQTNFPIPPDGYLVTLRGNAVNTAAQLPVGSVVSITSGTIPHEFNRYANIIGAGPLLIKNRQIVLDAKSEKFSDAFIAEKAIRSGICTNATGNLMIAAVHNRAGGPGPTLAEHARLMQLLGCVDALNLDGGSSTSLYLGGQLIDRSPSTAARVHNGIGIFLEQK, encoded by the coding sequence ATGTTAAAAATGCCGCATAATTATCGACACAAATGCCATACTGCTGTGTTTAAAAGAAGTCATAGCAGGTTGGTTTTGGCTCCGATTTCGCCAATAATCGCTACAGCGCTGTGTTTATATACTACCAGTGCTACAAGGGCCCAACAGTTACCCCCAACAAATATTTCCACACCATCAATCAAGCCCCAGTCTACTCAAGCTCCCTTTTCTAGAGTCATCGCCTCTGGCAATCAAATATCGCTCAATGGTCGTACTTTATCAGGAGCTTGGTTGCAGCGACCAGGAACTACCGATCAACTGACAACTCATCTGAGTGATGGTGTACTCAGGCAATTAATTGGCATAGATTTGTTGAGCAGCAACAATCCAGCTAGACAACCCATAAATTGGTTTTCGTATAGCACAGCACCATTAATTTTAGATGCTTGGTTGCAAAGAGGATATCGTTATTTAGATATTACTAGTTTTGCTCAAACAGCAGGATGGCAGATACAAGCCAATGGCAACATTTTAGCAATTTCTACACCTGCTGCGAATGTCACAGAAATCTCACAAAATCAAGAAAGTTTTGGCGATCGCGTCATTATTAATTTAGACCGACCAACTCCTTGGCAAGTTACACAAGAATTACCAGCTAAAAGTCCGCAAGATCCGGATACAGCAACAGCTAAACCTGCGAAAATTCCTCATAGAGTCTGGAAAATTGCTATCGATGGCATTGCTGATCCAGCTTTAATCCAAAGGTATACTCCCTTACCACCAGCACCCTTACCAGCGCCAATACCAAATCTGCTCAAACAATTATTACCCACCCCTGCACCAGAAACACTAATCAAGCAAGTAGAAGTAGCGAACAACCAAACGGTAATTAGTTTGAGCATTCCGTTTGGGTTGTCTCCCCGAATTAATACTGTTGCTAACCCCAACCGCTTAATTATCGAAGTTCGACCCGATGCGTTAGTAGAAAAGAATATTACTTGGGCTAGGGGATTGAATTGGCGACAACAGTTAGTTAATTTAGGCACAGATCGCTTTCCAGTTGTTTGGTTAGAAATTAATCCCCGTGCTTTTGGGCTAACGCTCAAACCTATTCGCGGTAATGTTAATGGTGCGGTAGGGACTGCACCGTTAATTCAAATGGCCCCTAAATTCTCAGCAGCAGCCGCAATTAATGGTGGTTATTTTAACCGCAATAATCGCTTACCACTGGGTGCCATTCGTCAAAATGGTCAGTGGATATCAGGCCCGATATTAAACCGAGGTGCGATCGCCTGGAATGATTCCGGCGAATTTTATTTTGATCGCCTCACCTTACAGGAAACTTTAATTGGGCCGAATAATTTGCGATCGCCAATTCTGTTTGTTAATAGTGCCTATGTTCAGAGTGGTATTGCTCGTTATACGCCTACTTGGGGTCAAACTTACACTCCCCTTACAGATAACGAAATCATCTTAACTGTTCAGCAAGACCAGGTTACCAATCAATTACCAGGTGGTAAAGCTGGGCAAACTAACTTTCCTATTCCTCCAGATGGCTATCTTGTCACTTTACGAGGTAATGCAGTGAATACTGCTGCCCAACTACCCGTTGGCAGCGTAGTTAGCATTACAAGTGGCACAATTCCTCATGAATTTAATCGTTATGCCAATATCATCGGTGCGGGGCCACTACTCATCAAAAACCGTCAAATTGTCCTTGATGCTAAGAGCGAAAAATTCAGTGATGCTTTTATTGCCGAAAAAGCAATTCGTAGTGGTATTTGCACAAATGCTACAGGTAATTTGATGATTGCTGCTGTACATAACCGTGCTGGCGGCCCTGGCCCTACATTAGCGGAACACGCAAGGCTGATGCAACTTCTAGGTTGTGTAGATGCTCTCAATTTAGACGGTGGTAGCTCTACCAGTCTCTACTTAGGAGGGCAATTAATAGATCGTTCTCCCAGTACCGCTGCACGTGTCCACAACGGCATAGGTATTTTCTTAGAACAAAAGTGA
- a CDS encoding phosphomannose isomerase type II C-terminal cupin domain: MVQISETTQTNALPLPPAITSRGVAATELRPWGSFTVLEEGRGYKIKRIEVKPGHRLSLQMHHHRSEHWIVVSGTARVVCGEKEVLLSNNQSTYVPQCTAHRLENPGVIPLVLIEVQNGEYLGEDDIIRYQDDYARTGDQSR, from the coding sequence ATGGTTCAAATTTCAGAAACAACACAAACTAACGCTCTGCCCTTACCTCCAGCGATAACTTCCAGAGGCGTTGCAGCAACTGAATTACGCCCTTGGGGTTCTTTTACAGTTTTAGAAGAAGGGCGAGGATATAAAATTAAACGTATTGAAGTAAAGCCAGGACATCGCCTCAGCCTGCAAATGCATCATCACCGTAGCGAACACTGGATTGTTGTGTCTGGTACAGCTAGGGTAGTTTGTGGAGAAAAAGAAGTTTTGTTAAGCAATAATCAGTCTACCTATGTACCTCAATGTACAGCCCACCGCCTAGAAAATCCTGGCGTAATTCCCTTAGTGCTGATTGAAGTACAGAATGGTGAATATTTAGGTGAAGACGATATTATTCGCTATCAAGATGATTATGCCCGTACTGGCGATCAAAGCCGTTAA
- a CDS encoding HesB/IscA family protein, with product MMQLSPAAASEIKRLKLKQPQNVLFRLAIKPGGCSGWFYDTSFDETVKVSDRVFDLNGIQLVVDADSLKYVDALIVDYSEDLMGGGFRFQNPLASSICGCGNSFNLNQDSLSNNQ from the coding sequence ATGATGCAATTGAGTCCAGCCGCTGCCAGTGAAATTAAGCGATTAAAGTTGAAGCAGCCGCAAAACGTTTTATTCCGTTTAGCAATTAAACCCGGAGGTTGTTCTGGGTGGTTTTATGATACGTCTTTTGATGAGACAGTAAAAGTCAGCGATCGCGTATTTGACCTGAATGGCATCCAGTTAGTTGTAGATGCAGATAGTTTAAAATACGTTGATGCATTAATAGTTGATTATTCAGAAGATCTGATGGGTGGTGGCTTTCGCTTCCAAAATCCTCTAGCAAGTTCTATTTGTGGCTGTGGTAATTCTTTTAACTTAAATCAAGATTCATTGAGCAATAATCAGTAG
- the rpsL gene encoding 30S ribosomal protein S12 yields MPTIQQLIRNEREQARQKTKSPALKQCPQRRGVCTRVYTTTPKKPNSALRKVARVRLTSGFEVTAYIPGIGHNLQEHSVVMIRGGRVKDLPGVRYHIIRGTLDTAGVKDRKQGRSKYGTKRPKAAKK; encoded by the coding sequence ATGCCAACAATACAGCAGCTCATCCGTAATGAACGCGAACAAGCGCGTCAGAAAACCAAATCTCCGGCTCTGAAGCAATGCCCACAACGTCGGGGTGTTTGTACCAGAGTATACACAACTACGCCTAAAAAGCCTAACTCAGCACTGCGGAAAGTGGCAAGAGTCAGGCTGACTTCTGGATTTGAAGTAACAGCTTACATTCCAGGTATTGGTCACAACCTACAAGAACACTCAGTTGTGATGATTCGTGGCGGTCGGGTTAAAGACCTTCCTGGCGTGAGATACCACATCATTCGTGGAACTTTAGATACAGCCGGAGTCAAAGACCGTAAACAAGGGCGTTCCAAGTATGGAACCAAGCGTCCCAAAGCAGCGAAAAAATAG
- the rpsG gene encoding 30S ribosomal protein S7, with amino-acid sequence MSRRGVSQRRPVPPDSVYNSRLVSMIMRRVMRHGKKSLAARIVYDALKTIEERTGNPALETFERAVRNATPLVEVKARRVGGATYQVPMEVRSERGTTLALRWLVQFSRSRAGRTMAGKLANELMDAANETGNAIRKREETHRMAEANKAFAHYRY; translated from the coding sequence ATGTCACGTCGTGGTGTTAGTCAAAGGCGACCAGTTCCGCCTGACTCAGTTTATAATAGCCGCCTAGTTAGCATGATCATGCGGCGAGTAATGCGTCATGGTAAAAAATCACTTGCAGCACGCATTGTTTATGATGCATTAAAAACTATCGAGGAACGCACTGGTAATCCTGCTCTAGAGACCTTTGAAAGAGCAGTACGGAATGCAACGCCTCTAGTAGAAGTAAAAGCTCGCCGGGTTGGTGGAGCAACTTACCAAGTACCAATGGAAGTGCGTTCAGAACGGGGTACTACCCTAGCGCTACGTTGGCTGGTACAATTTTCTCGTTCTAGAGCCGGACGGACAATGGCAGGCAAATTAGCTAATGAGCTAATGGATGCTGCTAATGAAACCGGCAATGCCATTCGTAAGCGGGAAGAAACACACCGCATGGCAGAAGCCAACAAAGCCTTTGCTCACTATCGTTACTAA